CTGGAGCTGGTGGTGGTGGAGCTGGTTGTGGGTCTGGTGCTCTTCGTTTTCCGCCTCCGCACATATTAAATGTCCTCCTTATGTTTTTGTTGTTTTGTTTTCTCTAGTTCATCTAATAAAAAATCTATTACACTTCTTTGTCCTAACTTAAAGTAGAGTTCTTTCTCACTTAGGTTAAAGTCAGGGCTTCTTGTGTTTCTTATGGATAATCTAGGATAAGCTTCATCTAAAGCCATTACTAATCTCTCGTGATTTATGTTTAATGGTATAGCCATATAACTCCTTTAGGATAATCTATATAATCCCCCCTTACCCCCTTTGGAGAATGTGTTTTTCTCCTATAAGTGGCGTGTGATTTCAAATGCCCTATTTTAGGGGGTTTCTAAAGTTGCAATAAGCGGACTTTATAATCTCTCTTTTACCCTTTTAGAAAGTGCTTTTCTCCTATAGGGGGGCAAGGTTCTACAAACGTCGTATTTTAGGGGGTTTCTAAAGCTGTGGTAAATGAGCTTTTTTAAGGTCAATATTAAGGGGTTTATAGTTCCAAAGGATAGGCTTACCACCTTTAAACTCATCAACTCTTAACATCCTTGCAACTCTAGCTTGTGTAAGGGCCTCTTTGATTGCTTTAGTTTTGTATGTGTCAGGGTTGCCCTCCATCTCTTTGTAATAAGACTTTATATACCAAGAGATAATAGCCTCCCATATATCATCACAAGGTAAGCTCTTTTGGATAGTCTTATCATCCTCTAAGCTTATTTGCCACTTTAGGTATTCATCTAGGATTTCCTCAGCCTTTACCTTACCTATGCCTTTACAACCGCCATAACCATCTGTGCTGTCTCCAGTTAGAACCTGCGTATAAAAGACCCTTTGTCCTTGAGCGTAGTTAAGCTCGTATCTTAAGTCCTTACGCCAGTTGTAGTGCTCTCCCTCAACTTGGTTAAGGTCTTTATCTATATGGGCTAAGATGTTGTTTAAGGGGTCATTGCTAAGATGTATAGAGCAAGCATCGTCTGCTTCTATCTTAGTGGTTATCTTCGCACCATACTTATCCACTGCATACACTTTTAGCATTGGTAAGAGACGTGGTTTTGGTAGGTCTTTTCTGTTGTGTTTGTAGGTTGGTAGGATGTCATACCTAAAGTTTGTTGCACCTGTAAGATAAAGCTGTGTCTTAGAGCATCTTATGCTATCTTTAAGTTTCTCTATGGCTTCATCTAAACTCTTTTTTGCTCCCTCTTCATCAAGGACTACTGCTTGGTTATCTTCTGAAAAGTTAAAGGTGCTCTCATTAACACTAGCAGCCTCATAGAGCAAGCTATCCGCATCTACGATAAGTGTCTTATCTCTTTTCTTTAATAATCTCCTTGCCAAATATAAGCTCCTCTATATCTTCTTTACACAAATCCTTGCTTCTGTTTTCTTCATAGGCTCTGATTAAATACTCCATAGCCATATTTAAATCCACGTTACCTACTGGCACAGTCTTACTTAGTATCTCAAGCATTAAAAAGCCTTGATTGGTTAAATCATTTACGTAAGCTAAGTCCTTTCTATGTGCTGAAACGTTATCCCCATAGTAGGTTGATATTAGTCTAGCTTGAAAGACCCTTAGCCAAAAGACGTAAGAACAATACTGATAAACCATCTCTGTCATATTGTTGGCTATATAACCTGCCATAAAATCTGATGAGATGTCAGACATCTTTAGGGCTACCTTGCTAGGTAAAAACTCATTAGACATATTCTTGTTGTTGATAGCCCAGTCAAGTATCCTCTTTTGTTTGCTCCCATTTATCACTTTTCACTCTCCTTTATTTTTAGTAGTATTAGATAGCCTATAAGGTCAGTTATGGTGTCTTCATTGTAACTCTCATTACCTTTTGCTATACGACTTAGCTTGTCATCTATGCGAACCCTTAGACCCTCTAACTCATCAGCCTTGCTAAATATCCTCACTGGCTCAAAGGCTGAATTGCCATAGCTCTCATTTTTCTTTATAAGGGTTGCACCAATATCAGCTAAAACGTCTGTTACGCTCTCTTTAAAGCTCATCTAAACCTCCTTTATGTAGTAGCCCTTATATCTTCTCTCTTTAGGTTTAAGGGTATTATTTAGCTCTTTAACTCTAGCAAGAGCAACTACACGTGATGAATAAGTAGCTATTGTCTTAACCTCATTTGAGCTCTTATCAAACTCATATATCTCGTAACTCTTTGCCATAACTATCCTTTACAACGTGAGGCTTGACGATAAAGATACCTGCCTCCTTATCTGCTCTCTCATTTTGTTGCTCTGCTTCAAACTCTGCTAGCTTCTCATCAAAGAAACATTGATGAAAGTGCGACCTATCATCTTTGATTATTCTGACTTCATATATTTTTATCATCTCTTATAATTACCTCCACATCACTTTCTTTTATAAAATCTATAAGCTCTTTCATAGCTTCAGCCTGCTCGTTGGTAAGCCTTATCTCTATAACTTCCTTAGACTTGTCAAACGCCTCTAGGCTTGTAAGGGCGGCTAGGTGTTTTTCTTTTTCTGGGCTACTCATCTAGTTGTCTCCTTTTCTCTCTTTCTTTTTCTAAACTGGGCTTACTTCTCCAAGCCCACCACTCAGCACCATCATACTCTTCACGTTCTAGCCAGTCAGGGGTATCTTTAAAGGTTATCCAACCATCCCAATACTGCAAGCCATAGCCACTATCATAAGTAAGCTCACTTTTTGTTACTACGTCCCACTTGATTTCATCGCTACCCATATAGGTAGGGTTCTCTGATAAAGTCCAGTCTCTTACATACTCAAGCTTATACTCAGCTACTTTGTGATCTCCTATGCGCTCTATTGTTTCTTGTTTAAAGTTAGTCATTGAGTAACTCCTTATTTTCATAGGTGTTACCTAAGACTTCCAAGTCAGAAACATTATTAAGATACTCCGCGTAACGTTCTTTAGCTGTTATTAAAAAGCTTGCACCATCCTCATAGTATTTGACTTTTCCTATAAGCTCCGTGCCATTTAGTGTGCGAAAACTTACAATATCTTTTTCAAATATTCTGTGGTTATTAATATCCTTTTTACCAGTGTATTGCATAACATCAAAACGCTTAGTATTCTCTAGCATAGCTCCAAAAGAAGCGCAGCTGGTTTTCCAGTCGTCATAGATATGCTCTACGTCATAGTACATTTTCTCTTGTTCTTTATCCCATGCTCTATATCTTGGTCTCATCATTAACTCTCCAATAGTTCTTTTATATCTATTAATATAGTCTTTATAAAACCTAAAGGGTCTTTCATAAACTCTTTAAAGTTCATTACTATGTATAAAGGGGTACTTACTAAGAATATAACTGAGCCAAGTAGAACCACATATACTGAGAAAAACACTAGTCCTATAAGGGCTAAAAAGCATTTACTACTTTTAAGGCTATTTTTTGTATAGTTTTCATCTCTATTTCTCCTTTAATGCAAAACCTAAAGCATACATAGGTCTCCATTTAGTTATATGGTGGCTAGATGCAAACTCTTTATCAGCTTCTTTTATAGTGAATCTCCAAGCAGTAATTAGTCCCCACTTCTTAGTAGTGCAGTCATAGGTCTCAAAGTACCATAGGACATTCTCAACACTGGTATAACGTTCGCATAATTCTCTTAACGAGAGTTCCGAACAACTATTAAGCCTAACTCTGTCGTTGCACATTTCTGTAAGGGTATTTATAATAGGACTAGCTTTCCCCTCATCCCTTATAAGGACTATCTTATCTCCTACTTTAAACTTAGGTGCAGTTTCTTCAGGCTTTATTCGATAAATGCACTTTTGAAAATCCCAAACATCATTTACCTTAGTTTCCCACCACCCATGTATGGTGTAGATTTCCACGGGCTTACCCTCAGAAAAAGCCTTAATAACTTCCATCTTTCCTTCCGTTGTCATCCTCATCGTATATCCTTTAAAATCGTTTACAGAGCCTTAAAGAGCAATTAAGCTCTTAAGGCTTCATTTATCATCCAAGAAGCGTTCGCCCTTTGTGGAGCTTCCTAGACACCTTTATGAGCTTCTTTGATACTTTCTAAAACCATAGTAAGCACATTTAAGCTCATTGCATTTCCTGCTTGCTTATACATTTGAGAGTTACTAACAACTATCTTGTAGCTATTATCAAAGCCTTGAAGTCTTAGATACTCTCTTGGAGATAAAACTCTTATCTTGTCTTGTATAAGCACTTTAACTTGATTGTTTCCGCCTGTTCCTGCTGCTGCTAGTAAGCAAGGAGAGATACCAGCAATGCTATAAACTCTTGCTCTATCTAACCTAGCACTATCTACCTTCGCCACTTGAATGATGGATGAGCCTATTGGTTTTGGTAAGAGTTCATAAGGTTTGTTTAAATACTTGTTGTTATTAGTATCCAAGAAGTCTTTGATGCTCTTAGTGAGCTTTATAGGCTTTTTAAAGCTAATACCTAAATCCTCTTTACTTCCAACTAAATATAGTCTCTCTCTGTTTTGAGGTATGCCGTAGTCTTTAGTGTTAAGGATTTGATATGTTAAGAAATATCCCAGTTCTTTAACGTATTCTAGTAATGTGTTAAAAGTCTTACCCTTGTTTATACTTAGAAGTCCTTTAACGTTTTCAAAGACAAAATACTTTGGTCTAGCTTCTTTTAAAACTCTTAGGTATTCATAGAGAAGTTGTCCTCTTTCTCCTGCTATGCCTGCCCTTAAACCTGCAAGAGAGAAGTCTTGACAAGGGCTACCACCTATTAAGATGTCTATCTTATCTTTGTATTTAGAGCCATCTATCTCTCTTATATCTTTGTAAAACTCTTCACAAGAGACGTTAGCTTCAAAGCTAGCTCTAGCATACTTATCTATCTCACAAGCAAAGACGCATCTAGCATCATCAAACACAGCCTTAGTAGCTATCTCAGCAGTTCCAAGCCCACTAAATAGCGAGCCTAATCTCATCTTATTACTTCTATAAAAACCATCATAGCTATCAAGCCAACACTGCTTGAAAGCATAAATCTATTAAGGGCAATATCTATCTTTTCTTCAAATAACATCATCTATCCTTTATTAATGTGTTTCTTTCCAAGAGTTGCCTATCTTGGCTTCTCCTGCTAGTGGTATCCTAAACTTAAAGAACTCCGTAACAAGCTCAAAACTCTTTAGGCATATCTCACTAACTCTAGTGACATACTCTTCCTTGACTTGGATTTGCACCTCGTCGTGAATGTTTGCCACAAACTCATAATCTTCTCCAGCCCTTAGCTCCCTTTGTAAGAGTTCATCAAGGGTTATTAGATACTGCTTCATCACAATAGCTCCAGCACTTTGTAAGAGCACGTTAAGAGCTGAGTGTGCTGAGCGTATCTTTAGCGTTCGCCCATCTAAACCTTTAATAAACTTTTGGGATTTTGCTTTAGCTGCCACGTCTTCACGTAGGCTTGTAAGAGCTGGTAAGCTTTTTAAAAATCTCTCTTTGATAAGCCAACCATCTATGGCATAGCAGATAAGATCAGAGTTAAGCTCCACCCATCTGCCTTTGCTTACCTTAGTGTAATGCTTACCATCTTTTGTAAAGCTATCTTTTAGAAATCTCTTTTTGTATTCTTCATATTTTTTAGGATACTCAGCCTTAAGTTTCCTAACTTGCTCTAAGGAGTTGTTGATACTTAAGCCTATCCTTAAGTCTCCTCCGCCATAAAGCCAGCTATCAGTTACGTTCAATAGGGGTCGCAAGCCCCTACCAGCCTTTGTAGGCATCTGTATATTTCTATACAGCTCAGACTATATCTTCATCCTATCTCTAGGAGCAAGGCGTTTCAGACACCATAAGCTTGTGCCTTACATAATAGTCGTTGCACCTTCCAAGCATAATACTTGGCTTGGCTCAGGATTGTCTTTAGCATTACCTAGTAAGAGTTCCCCTGAATTAACCTTGTTTTTGTCATTATAGTTACCCATAAAGTCATCCTTAACTTGTTAGTCAAGATGAAAGTTTTTGCTGAGTTTCTCGTAGGCAGTCCAGCAGCCTTTTGGTTTGCTGTGTGTATATCTCCACTAACTACCTCACGTCCATAAGCTCCGTCATCATAACGTGCTAGATAATGTGAGAGTGTCCTAAGCTCAAGTCCGCTAGCATCACAGCCAACTAACTTGTAGCCCTTAGGTACTATAAAGAGTTCTCTAAACTCTGTTTGATAATCTCCTGCTGCTCCATAAAGGTAGTTACCTTCTTTGTCTAGCTTTACAGCAGGCACTTGTGCGAGGTTCGGAGATGAGTGTGTCATCCTACCAGTTACCGCTCCACAGCTATTTACATATCCGTGAATACGCTCGTCTAGCTCACAGCACCCTATAAGAGCTTGTGAGCCAGTAGCTAGCTGTGAAAGTCTTTTGGATATTAGCTGATACTCACAGAGCTTAGGGGCTTCAGGGTAGCTTAGGCTCTCTAAGACCTCTGTATCAACCTTAGGCTCTCTAGTATCCGTATAGCTTTCAGGATGCCATTTATATTTTTCTATAAAGAATTTAGCTATATCAGCTCCTGAGCTTGGCTTAAACTCCTTTAGCTTTAGCTTCGTAAATGGCACACCCTTTGTGTATCCTTTAGTCTTGTTATTGACCTTTGGGATAAACTCTCCCTTGCTCTCTAGTCTAGGTGGAAACATTTCTCTAAACTCTTTTAAGAGCTCACTTTGTCTTTGTAGTAGCATTATGTAGAAGTCCTCAGCCTTGTCCTTATCAAACATAAATCCAAAAGCTATCTGTCTTGAGATAATCTCTTGTACCTTATGCTCTAAGGTAAGGGCATAGCTATCCTCTAGGTTAAACTTCTTAAGATATTCTAATAGAGCTACTGTTACTCTAACGTCTTGCTCGCAGTAGTCGCTCATCTCTTCGCTCCACTCTTGCCAGTCAGTAGTCTCTCCGTAATCTCCCTTTAAAACTCCTAAACGCTCTCCCCAAGCTCTTAATGAGTGTGAGCCATAAAGTTTAGTGCTTATAGCTTTCTTTGCTAGGTCGTACTTCTTTATATCTGCTAAGGCTAGCCTAACCATCACAAGGGTGTCTAGGATTTTCTTAGGTTTAAAGGAGGGGTATAGCTTCTTTATAGCTGGTATATCAAAGGCTATAATGTTATGACCACATATCTCAGCACCATCAAGTCTAGCTACACCTTCGCTAGTATGTTCTTTGTCATATCTTTTATATTGTTTTGTATCTGTATCATAGATAGTCATTGTGTGTATCTTGGATAGCTCATTAAGTAAGCCATCAGTCTCAATGTCAAAAACTAGCATTGCTCTCCTTTTTATTAAAAGTCCGTGTTTTCCACAGCTTTGTTTTCTACAACTTTAAAGTGTTCATTGTCATCTTCTTCTATTGCTTCAAGCCTACCAGTCTCTCTGTTATATCTTAGGCTATCAGCCACTCCAGTTATCCCTATCTCTCTGTTCTTTAGGATACGAAGTGTCGAAGTATCTTTAGCATCTCCGTCAGCTTGTTGGTTACGTTCAAGGGCGATTACACTATCACTTAGTTGCTCTAGTGCTCCACTACCTCTTAGGTCTGATAAGCTTACTTGAGCTCCCTCGTTAAAGCTTCCTTTGCTTGTTCGTTTAAGATGGACTATCGCATCTATATGACACCCAGTCTCTTCTACAAGTGAGCGTAAAGAGGTCATAAGCATATCAATGTCCTTACGTTCATTTTCGCTCTCATTACCACTTATAGCTATGCTTATATGGTCTAAGAATACGTGGGTTACTCCAAGTCCTACAACCATATAGCGTATCTCGCTTAGTAGGTGTTCGCTCTCTAGTGAGCCAAAGTGTTTATAAAAGATTACTCTGCCACTATCAAAGAGTTTAACCTTAGAAGCTTGCCACTCCTCAGGGGTTAATAGACTTGGGTTGTATCTTAGCTTTGCAAGTGAGATGTTGTTATCAAGAGCTATAAAGGCTTGAGCTGTCTTCTTTATGTTCTCTTCAAGAAATATCATCCCTATCTTTGCATTGTCCGAAGCTAACACAAAGTGATAGGCTAGCTCACGAAGTATTGTGGATTTGCCTATACCGCTTCCAGCAGTCCAAATGATAAGCTCGCCACCTCTTGAACCTAGTGTCATCTCTTGAAGTCTAGGGTAGGGGTAGGCTATGCCTTGTTTTACTGGAGCTTTTAAATCATCTAGGCTTAACTCGTTTGAGCTTATGATGCCCTCAGGTCTCCATGCCTTTGCCTCTTTAATGTTCTTATGAATATCAGCTAGCATTCCTTTTACAAGCATATCATTAGCATCTTTACCACCGCTCCAGTAGCATAGCTTTACACTACCTGCTTTGAATAAAGTAGCACACTCTAGCATAGCCTTACGTCCTACCTCGTCATTATCAAGAGCTAAGATAATAGTTTCATATTGACTAAGATAATCTAGTTGCTTAGCTAAAGCTTTCTTAGCTCCCTGAGCTCCATTAGGTATGCTAACTACTGGTCGTTTATTGTTATAGACCTGAGAAACGCTAAGGGCATCTATCTCTCCCTCTACAATGATTATGCTATTTGCGTTCTCCTTGCTCCAAAGCTGTGCTCCATATAATGGGAGATGCTTGTCTCCAAGAACTGCAAAGCTTTTATCAGGGTATCTAACTTTCTGAGCCACTACCTCTTGCTTATCGTTGTAGTAATTTGCTATCTGACACGTGTTGCCTTTGCTGTCCTTGCCTATCTGATAATTCCAAAAAGCACAAGTAGCATAGCTTATCTCCCTCTTATTTAGAGGTTTGATAGCTCCATTAGTTATCATTGCACCTTTTACTTTTGGCTCAGGTTTTTGTGTTTGCTTCATATCATCTGCCTTTCCTGCTTTCTCACACACAAAGCAATATGTAGAGCCATCAGAGTAAATAGCTTTACCATCACTACTGCCACAGAGCTCACAAGGCTCGTGTCTCAGAAAGTCTGCCATAGCTATCTCCTTAGCTTTTGTGCTACGTCTTCTAGTTTTACTAACAGCTCTTTGCCTCTCTCATCTTCCATAACTAAAAGACCAGACTTATAAACACCTGTTACAAAGCCTTTCGTTCCATCTATTAGTTCTACTCTGTCATCTATTTTGAAGTTTCTTATGTTAAATATACGCCGTCCATCTAGTGCTTCTCGCTTCTCTGCTTCACTTAGAAGTCTCCAAGATGGGTCTAGCTTATATTCAGCATATTTAGAGTTGCTGTACTTTGACCTCTTTAGCTTTGTAGTGATGTTCCAGCCCTTGTGCCTTAGGTTATGTATGTGGTAGGCTAGAGTTGAGCCAATAAGCCCTAGCTCTCTTGTAGCAACCACTGGGTTAAGTCTAAGTCCAAGCTTTAAAAACTCTAGGACTTGTTTTTCTTGGTTGATTATTATCTTTTTAGCCATTGCTTTATGTACTCCTTATTTGTAGTATTCGTTGGCTCAGCTATCCAAGCAGGGGGGATATGCCCCTCACTGCACTTAATGTCATTACTCTTACACCACATTGCATAGGATGTCTTAGAGCCTTTATTTATTTTTTGGTTTTGATTTTGAAACACGAAGCGAATGTCTAGATTAGGGTAGTTAGCCTTGATAGCCTTATGCTTTTGTCTATCAGGGCTAGTAAAACGTCCTTTAATCTCTACG
This genomic interval from Campylobacter concisus contains the following:
- a CDS encoding YopX family protein, with translation MMRPRYRAWDKEQEKMYYDVEHIYDDWKTSCASFGAMLENTKRFDVMQYTGKKDINNHRIFEKDIVSFRTLNGTELIGKVKYYEDGASFLITAKERYAEYLNNVSDLEVLGNTYENKELLND
- a CDS encoding helix-turn-helix domain-containing protein; the protein is MAKKIIINQEKQVLEFLKLGLRLNPVVATRELGLIGSTLAYHIHNLRHKGWNITTKLKRSKYSNSKYAEYKLDPSWRLLSEAEKREALDGRRIFNIRNFKIDDRVELIDGTKGFVTGVYKSGLLVMEDERGKELLVKLEDVAQKLRR
- a CDS encoding DNA cytosine methyltransferase, whose protein sequence is MRLGSLFSGLGTAEIATKAVFDDARCVFACEIDKYARASFEANVSCEEFYKDIREIDGSKYKDKIDILIGGSPCQDFSLAGLRAGIAGERGQLLYEYLRVLKEARPKYFVFENVKGLLSINKGKTFNTLLEYVKELGYFLTYQILNTKDYGIPQNRERLYLVGSKEDLGISFKKPIKLTKSIKDFLDTNNNKYLNKPYELLPKPIGSSIIQVAKVDSARLDRARVYSIAGISPCLLAAAGTGGNNQVKVLIQDKIRVLSPREYLRLQGFDNSYKIVVSNSQMYKQAGNAMSLNVLTMVLESIKEAHKGV
- a CDS encoding DNA polymerase, with product MLVFDIETDGLLNELSKIHTMTIYDTDTKQYKRYDKEHTSEGVARLDGAEICGHNIIAFDIPAIKKLYPSFKPKKILDTLVMVRLALADIKKYDLAKKAISTKLYGSHSLRAWGERLGVLKGDYGETTDWQEWSEEMSDYCEQDVRVTVALLEYLKKFNLEDSYALTLEHKVQEIISRQIAFGFMFDKDKAEDFYIMLLQRQSELLKEFREMFPPRLESKGEFIPKVNNKTKGYTKGVPFTKLKLKEFKPSSGADIAKFFIEKYKWHPESYTDTREPKVDTEVLESLSYPEAPKLCEYQLISKRLSQLATGSQALIGCCELDERIHGYVNSCGAVTGRMTHSSPNLAQVPAVKLDKEGNYLYGAAGDYQTEFRELFIVPKGYKLVGCDASGLELRTLSHYLARYDDGAYGREVVSGDIHTANQKAAGLPTRNSAKTFILTNKLRMTLWVTIMTKTRLIQGNSY
- a CDS encoding DnaB-like helicase C-terminal domain-containing protein; this encodes MADFLRHEPCELCGSSDGKAIYSDGSTYCFVCEKAGKADDMKQTQKPEPKVKGAMITNGAIKPLNKREISYATCAFWNYQIGKDSKGNTCQIANYYNDKQEVVAQKVRYPDKSFAVLGDKHLPLYGAQLWSKENANSIIIVEGEIDALSVSQVYNNKRPVVSIPNGAQGAKKALAKQLDYLSQYETIILALDNDEVGRKAMLECATLFKAGSVKLCYWSGGKDANDMLVKGMLADIHKNIKEAKAWRPEGIISSNELSLDDLKAPVKQGIAYPYPRLQEMTLGSRGGELIIWTAGSGIGKSTILRELAYHFVLASDNAKIGMIFLEENIKKTAQAFIALDNNISLAKLRYNPSLLTPEEWQASKVKLFDSGRVIFYKHFGSLESEHLLSEIRYMVVGLGVTHVFLDHISIAISGNESENERKDIDMLMTSLRSLVEETGCHIDAIVHLKRTSKGSFNEGAQVSLSDLRGSGALEQLSDSVIALERNQQADGDAKDTSTLRILKNREIGITGVADSLRYNRETGRLEAIEEDDNEHFKVVENKAVENTDF
- a CDS encoding DNA polymerase, which codes for MNVTDSWLYGGGDLRIGLSINNSLEQVRKLKAEYPKKYEEYKKRFLKDSFTKDGKHYTKVSKGRWVELNSDLICYAIDGWLIKERFLKSLPALTSLREDVAAKAKSQKFIKGLDGRTLKIRSAHSALNVLLQSAGAIVMKQYLITLDELLQRELRAGEDYEFVANIHDEVQIQVKEEYVTRVSEICLKSFELVTEFFKFRIPLAGEAKIGNSWKETH
- a CDS encoding GxxExxY protein; the encoded protein is MRSGFEAALTDELTKFKIAYEYEPIKIPYQPIQKIKHYVPDLVLANGIIVEIKGRFTSPDRQKHKAIKANYPNLDIRFVFQNQNQKINKGSKTSYAMWCKSNDIKCSEGHIPPAWIAEPTNTTNKEYIKQWLKR